One window from the genome of Garra rufa chromosome 1, GarRuf1.0, whole genome shotgun sequence encodes:
- the LOC141338897 gene encoding uncharacterized protein has protein sequence MAFIKEESEDVTIEDIFIVKIEDTEEQTDLMPLKEDCVVPNETEDAEQYETRHDFITGEESFSWPQTEKTVLQKVAHKTGTKRCFAPFHCEKSFSKHGNPKVRMRVQIGGKPFTCQQCGKSFNRKGELDRHIRIHTGEKPYTCQQCGKSFIQYGNLTVHMRTHTGDKPYTCKLCGVSFTHEGNLYRHMRVHAEGKPLPCQQCGKIFNKKVNLNNHMRVHTGESPFTCQVCRKGFTKNVILNRHMRIHTGEKPYSCQQCGKSFGQKASLKVHMRVHTRESHYVCQLCGISFIKKGILNRHMRVHTGEKRYACQQCGKSFNRKADLNCHVRIHTGEKPYSCSECGKSFGQHGSLKVHMRTHTGEKPYTCKQCGISFTHKGNLYRHMRIHIEGRTFACQQCGNSFNRKGDLKAHITVHTGESPLTCQQCGKSFTQKGNLNKHMRKFH, from the exons ATGGcctttattaaagaggagagtgaagatgtGACGATTGAAGACATATTCATAGTCAAAattgaagatactgaggaacaaacag ACCTCATGCCGCTGAAAGAGGATTGCGTAGTACCGAATGAAACTGAAGATGCAGAACAATACGAGACTCGCCATGATTTTATAACCGGAGAAGAATCTTTCAGTTGGCCACAGACTGAAAAAACTGTCTTACAGAAAGTAGCTCATAAAACAGGAACTAAACGTTGTTTCGCACCGTTTCACTGTGAAAAGAGTTTCAGTAAACATGGAAACCCTAAAGTCCGCATGAGAGTTCAGATTGGagggaagcctttcacctgccaacagtgtggaaaaagtttcaataGAAAAGGAGAACTTGACAGGCACAtcagaattcacactggagagaagccttacacctgccaacagtgtggaaagagcttcattCAATATGGAAACCTTACAGtgcacatgagaactcacactggagacaaGCCGTATACCTGCAAATTGTGCGGAGTCAGTTTCACTCACGAAGGAAACCTTTacaggcacatgagagttcacgcTGAAGGGAAGCCTCTCCCCTGCCAGCAGTGTGGAAAAATATTCAACAAAAAAGTAAACCTTAAtaaccacatgagagttcacaccggGGAGAGCCCTTTCACCTGCCAAGTGTGTCGAAAGGGTTTTACTAAAAACGTAATCCTcaacaggcacatgagaattcacactggagagaagccttactcctgccaacagtgtggaaagagtttcggtCAAAAAGCAAGCCTaaaagtccacatgagagttcacactagaGAGAGTCATTATGTCTGCCAGTTGTGTGGAATAAGCTTCATTAAAAAAGGAATCCTTAatagacacatgagagttcacactggagagaagcgttACGCCTGCCAACAGTGCGGAAAAAGTTTCAACCGAAAAGCAGACCTTAACTGCCACGTGAgaatccacaccggagagaagccttactcctgctctgagtgtggaaagagtttcggtCAACACGGAAGCCTTAAAGttcacatgagaactcacaccggagagaagccttacacctgcaaacagtgcGGAATCAGTTTCACTCACAAAGGAAACCTTTACaggcacatgaggattcacatcGAAGGGAGGACTTTTgcttgccaacagtgtggaaacagtttcaatAGAAAAGGAGACCTTAAAGCCCACAttacagttcacactggagagagtcccttaacctgccaacagtgtgggaaaagtttcactcaaaaaggaaaccttaacaagcacatgagGAAATTCCACTGA
- the LOC141338993 gene encoding uncharacterized protein, whose product MAFIKEERGDIKIEEAFRVKHEDTEEQTKMVFIKEESEDMNIEEPCKVKHEDTEEQTQLAFIKEESEVLEIEQTFRVKHEDTERQTDLMLLKEESEELNEIEDKDQSKKHDFTGENVFGCSQTKETTQKRAQKTGSRSNLICQQCGKIFIKKESLEIHLKIHTGEKPYTCHQCGKSFTLKRNLNAHMSVHTGKRDFSCQQCAKRFTKKETLNRHNRIHTGEKPYTCSQCGLSFTQNGTLSTHMRIHTGEKPYTCKLCGNSYNQKGALITHMRIHNGVKPYTCQHCGKSFSLKRNLEAHTNIHTGEKPYTCLQCGVSFTQKGTLNRHMRIHTGDKPYTCRRWKEFQSKRSPYDPLENPYPRQALHLQTVERVSIKKESL is encoded by the exons atggcgtttattaaagaggagagagGAGACATaaagattgaagaagcattcagagtcaaacacgAAGACAccgaggaacaaacaaagatggtgtttattaaagaggagagtgaagacatgaacatTGAAGAACCATGTAAAGTCAAACACgaagacactgaggaacaaacacagttggcgtttattaaagaggagagtgaagtctTGGAGATTGAacaaacatttagagtcaaacatgaagatactgagagacaaacag ACCTGATGCTGCTGAAAGAGGAAAGCGAAGAACTAAATGAAATCGAAGACAAAGATCAGTCTAAGAAACATGATTTCACTGGAGAAAATGTGTTCGGTTGCTCACAAACTAAAGAGACTACACAAAAGAGAGCTCAGAAGACAGGATCTAGAAGTAATTtgatctgccaacagtgtggaaaaattttcattaaaaaagaaAGCCTTGAAATCCATTtaaaaattcacactggagagaagccttacacctgccatcagtgtggaaagagtttcactctaaagaGAAACCTCAACGCCCACATGAGCGTTCACACTGGAAAGAGAGATTTCAGCTGCCAACAATGTGCAAAACGTTTCACAAAAAAAGAAACTCTTAATAGGCACaacagaattcacactggagagaaaccgtacacctgctctcaatgtggactaagtttcactcaaaatggAACCCTTAGCacgcacatgagaattcacaccggagaaaagccttacacctgcaaactgtgtggaaatagTTACAATCAAAAAGGAGCCCTTATAACCCACATGAGAATCCATAACGGAGtcaagccttacacctgccaacattgtggaaagagtttctcccTAAAGAGAAACCTTGAAGCCCACACGaatattcacactggagagaaaccttacacctgccttcaatgtggagtaagtttcactcaaaaaggaacccttaacagacacatgagaatccaTACCGGAgacaagccttacacctgcagacggtggaaagagtttcaatcaaaaagGAGTCCTTATGACCCACTTGAGAATCCATACCCGAgacaagccttacacctgcagacggtggaaagagtttcaatcaaaaagGAGTCCTTATGA